Genomic segment of Maricaulis maris:
TGTTTCTGTCATTCTGGTGGACGATGATCCGGACGAGCACTTCCTGTTCCGGGCGGATCTTGAGGACGCTGGAATTGATTTTACATTCAATGGCTTCACGCGTCCCGAGGATGCGCTGAAGCATTTGGATGGGCTTGGCGGAGGCCCTGTCCTCGTGCTCTGCGATCTCAGCCTTGCCGGAAGCGATGCGATCCGTTTCATCGCGGATACCCAGTCACGTCTCGGGGGCGGCGCCATTGGCGTTTATTCCGGCGCCCGCAATCCCGAGATGGAAGAGAAGTGCCGCGCGGCGGGCGCCTCCTTCTACATCGTGAAACCGGTATCCCGGCAGAAACTGGTTGATGCACTTGCCAAGACGGGAACCGTCCGCCTCGCTGAAGTGGCGGAGGGACGGGTCAGCCCGGTCCTGAGCTGAGTTCAACTCGGCCGGGCTGTCCTCAGACAGCCTCAGCCTTGCCCGGCAGGCCGCCTGCCTTGGCGTATGCCTGGCTCCCGCGTGAATAGACCTTGTCACGATCGGTGAGATCCGACGGCTTGTACTCGGACAGGCCGGGAAGACGCTCGTATATGGGGGCGAAGTCGGCGTAGGTGGCCTCCATCAGCTCCTCATAACTGTCGATGACAAAATAGCTCTGCTGGAAGTCGTCATAGCGGTAGTCGGTCCGCATGATGCGCTCGAGATCGAAGTGCAGGCGATTGGGGGAGCGGGCTTCGAGGCTGAAAATCGATTCGGCCCGGGAGGAGACGATCCCGGCGCCATAGATCCGGCGTCCTTCCGGCGTGTTGATCAGCCCGAATTCCACCGTGTACCAGTACAGCCGCGCCATGTGCTTGATCGCATCGAACTGCAGTGAGCGAAGCCCGCCTTCGCCATAGGCCTGCATGTAATCCGCAAAAACCGGTTGGGTGAGCAGCGGCACATGACCGAAGACGTCATGGAAAATGTCGGGCTCCGGCAGATAGTCCAGTTTTTCGCCATCGCGAATGAAACGGCCGGAGACAAAGCGGCGGTTGGCCAGGTGCTCGTAGAAATCCTTTTCCGGTATCAGGCCCGGCACGGTGACAACGGTCCAGCCGGTCAGCTTCTCGAGCTTCTCATTGACCCGGCGAAAATCCGGAATGCCGCCCTCATTGAGATTGAGCATGTCGAGGCCGGCAAAATGCTCGGGTGCCGCGCGTCCCTTCAGGACTTTCATCTGGCGCTCGTACAGCGTCGTCCAGATGGCGTGCTCCTCGGCAGAATAGCGGTCCCACTTCTGGTCAATGGTAAAATCGGCAGCGGGGCTTTGTTCCGCCACCACAGGATCATTCACGGGCATGGGTCGGCTCCGGTCGCGCCTGACGGCGAGTTAGTTTCATATGTAACTATCATAGGGCATTTCGGCCGCCGACCCAACAGCAAGCTCTGACGCTTGCAGCCTTTGGTGCACGAAAAACGCCGCCCCCTTTCGGGAGCGGCGTCGGTTTTCAAGCCGGTATCGACCTATTGCGTACAGAGGACGTCAACGAGGGGCGCGCACTGTCCTGACGTGCAGGCGCGGTTGTCGCCAAGGAACCAGGTCCGGGCCCGATTATAGCGGTCGACGCTGTAGTAGGCGGCACGCCGCATGCCCGAAGCCTGGCACATGCGGTCCGCGGCGCTCTGGTCGCAGCCTCCGCCATAGCCGCCGAGGCAGCGGTCCACCGCATAGCCGTTGATCTCCGGGCGGGCGAAGAAGAGGCTGTTTACCCCGCGGACGCCGCCACGAATGTCGCCACCCGGGCCTCCCGGCCCAGGATAACCGCCACCCGGTGCGCCCCAGCTGTCATCAACGCGGCGCAGCGAGGTGATCCGGTTGCGCAGCCCGAGGCGGGATAGATCGCTGACTTCGCCCTCGACGCGTTGACAGCTGTCGGTGAAGCCTTCGTCGTCGCAGACGATCCAGGTCTCGCCGCGTGCCACGACCAGGCTTTCGGCGCGGTCATTGAAGCCGAGGCGGCTCAGATTGCTGATGTCAGAGTCGACATCCACGCGTTGCCCGCCAAAGCTCACGCCATCGTAGAGGAAGACACCGGACCGCGGCACATTCCCGCCGCCGCCCGGACGCCCGGGCCGACTGGGACGACCGTCATAATCGGGCTCGGCAGAGCTGATCTGGCCGCCCATGCCACCGCCTATATTGGCGATGTCACCGCTGACTTCCATGCAGGCGCCCTCGAAGTTGGCGTCCTGGCAAACAATCCAGGTCCGCCGGCCGCTATGACGGACCGAGCGCGCCTGGTCGTTGAATCCGATCTGCTGGAAATTGGTGATGCTGGAGGTGATCGTCACCGACCGACCCGTGTAGTTGGGACCGGAGAAAAATGTCAGGGACGGACCGGAATTGCCGCCGCTAGGCCGCCCGGGGCGTCCGGGGGCACCGGGCACGAGCGGCCGCAGGGAGGTGAGCTGGTCATTCATGCGGCCCATGCTGGCCTGGTCGGACGAATGGATCTCGCAGGTGCCGTTGTAATCATCGTGCTGACACAGCTCCCATTCGCCAGAGACGATGCGGAATGAGGAGGCGCGATCATTGAAACGCACGGAATCCAGATTACGCACATCGCCGGTCACCCGGACCTCGGCGCCGCGGAAGTTCGTATCCGCATAGAGGATGATGGACTGGGCCGCGGCCTGTCCTGCCAAGCCTGTCAGCACAAGGCTGAGTGCGGCCTGTCCCAAACGCTTCATATTCATGTCTGTCTCCCCTTGTGCGGGTCTCGAAATAGATGTCCCGACCCTGTCATGATGTCCCTGAACCCAGACCGGACGCCGGGTTCATCGGTCATTCATCCGGCGTCTATTGCGGGTCACCGGCCGGCTCTTCTGCCGGCTGCTGGTTCCGGTTGCGCCGCTGGTTCAGCAAGCCCCGCAGGAGTTGTTCGGCGGGATCGGGTTGGACTGCCGGTTCTTCCCCGGCTGGCGCCGCATCACCTTCGCCCTCCGGACCGATCCCGATGGCATTGAGCAGCCCGTCACGCAGGGCATCCCGGGGATTGGTTGTTCCCTGGCTGCCAAGCGCATTGCTCAGGGCGCCCTGTAGCAGTGCCTGGCCAACAGCCTCGGTGTCAACGCCGACCGAGACGGTGTTGAAGCCGCCGCGCAGACGAATCGGAACCGTGATGCCGCGCAGGTCGCGTTCGCCGCCCTGACCCTGGATCGAGGCCACGGCGCGCGGTTGAAGCCGGTAGTCGAGCGTCTGTGCGGCCAGGTTCACGGTCCCGGCGCCGGTCACGCGCAGGAGCGGAGACAACATCAGGAGATCCTGCTGGGACACTTGCCCGTTCGCCACGGTGAAGCTGCCGGTGAGTGCCGAGAAATCGGTGGTTTGCTCTTCGCCGGTGGTGGCGGCGTCGGCATCAGCCGTCTCGCCGTCAGTCTCGCCGCCGCCGACCAGACGGCTCACATTGCGGATGGTCTCGGCAATGTTGATGCCCACGATGGCACCATCCGCGAAACTGAAATTACCGCTGCCACCGAGCGAGTTCATGATCGCGGACTGTGATTGCCCGGCCGCCAGCAGGTTGATGGTGAGAGCACCGGTTCCGCGCAGCTTGTCGAAACCGGCAGCCGCTTCGAGGAAGGGGCCGGCATCGAGCCCGGTCAGTTGGGCCTCGACGGAATAGCTGGGCTGGCGGCCACGATTATTGGCCACCACCGTTGCACTGCCCTGGCCCTCGTAAAGCGCGATATTTTCCAGCCTCACCTCAAGCCGGCTATTGCGCAGGTTGACGCGCAAACGGGCATTGCCGATTTCCATCGCCTGAACGAGGAGGCGGTCGACAGACAGGCTGAGGTCGGCATCCACGATCCCGAGACCGGCCAGATCAATCGGTGCCTCACTCCAGGGCGGGATCCCGCCGGACGACGTTGGGGCCGCGGTGTCGTTTGCGGTTGGCAGGTAGGGGTTCACATCCAGTTCTGTCAGGACCAGTCCACCGCTGATCATGGGCCGCTGGCCGGCCAGGTTCACGGCGAGACTGCCCGAGCCGGAGATCGCGTCCAGCGCCAGCGTTCGGGCATTCAGGCTGATTTCACCCGGGGCGCCGCTCAGCTGGCCAGCAGCGCGAAAGCGTTCCAGATTCTCTCCGGCGGGCAGGGGCGCGCCGGCGAACGCCGCCAACGCACGAACAGAGGGGATTGTGGCATCCAGCTCACCATCATAGGCGATTGCTTCGCCGGCGAGGATGCGGCCGGCAAAGCTCAGATCAGCAAGATTGCCGCCGAGGCCCACCATGACCGGCGTCTCGCGGCCTTCGAAGAAGTCGCGGATCGAACCGATATTGGCCGAGAAGCTGAGGCTCTGGCCGTCAGCATTGAGGGCCCCGGTCACGCGGGTTTCGGTATCGAGCGAGGGTAGGGCCACCGACAGGTCGAGCCCGGTAATGGCTCGCGACTGGCTGCCATCGGTGAAGTAGAGCGCACCGTTCTCGATGCGGACATCCCCGAAGCTGGCCTCGATCGGCAGAGCGCCTTCGCGGCGGACAAAGCCGGTGCCCTCGGTTGACGGCGCGGCGGCGGCAGCATCCGGCGGCGTGAAGGTCCAGTTATTACCGCGGCGATTCTGTGCCAGCCGGATCGTCGGCTCGACGAGGACGAATTCGGTGATCTCGACCCGACGGCTGAGAAGCGGGATGAGCCGGACGCCGACCCGCATCTCCCGCATCTCGGCGAACGCGTCCTCTCCGAAGCCCTCGGCATTCGCGATCGAGACATTGCTGGCCCGAATCTGCAGTTGCGGGAAGATCTGCAAGGCGATGTCGCCGTCCAGCGATACCTCACGGTTGAGGGCGTCGCGGGCGGCGGTCTCGACCGGCTCGCGATAGGTCGAGGCCGGAATCACTGCGGGCAGGATGAAGATCGCGGCGACCAGAAGGACCACTATCAGACCGAGAGCGAGACCGAGGCTTTTCATGGGGAGGCTCCGAAATAGCTGAAATATCAAACTGGCAGGCGTCTTCGTCATTTTCTTGGCGAGACGCGAAAAACACTCTGGGGTAAGGTATCGCTGATTGCGTCAACACACGAGGGGGGAATTGCGATGTCCACAAAACCACCAGCTGATCTGGTCCGGCGCCGGGAGTTGATCATGGGTCTGGCGGCAGGAACCGTTCTGCCTTTCATTGCCGGTTGCGCGGATAATGCGGCCCTGGGGAGAAGCCAGCTCATGCTGGTCTCTGACGGCCAGCTGGCCCAGCTCTCCGAACAGGCCTGGCAAGACAGCCTGCAGCGCGAGCGTGTGCTGCGCGACCCGTCCTATCAGCGCCGCCTGCAGCGGGTCGGCGACCGGATCGTGCGGGCATCCGGACAGAGCCAGCTCAATTGGGAGTTCGTCGTTTTCGACAGCGACACCGTCAACGCCTGGGTTCTGCCCAATGGCAAGGTGGGGTTCTACAAGGGCATTCTCGACATCATGGAGACTGATGATCACGTCGCGACCGTGATGGGGCACGAGGTTGGCCATATCGCCGGACGCCACTCGGCCGAGCGGGCCAGCCAGCAACTGGCAGCGCAGATGGGCATCGGCCTTCTGGCCAGTGCCATCGGCTCGTCGGGGACCGAATATGCCCAATACAGCCAGGATATCGGCGCCGCGCTCGGCATGGGCGTGACCTATGGCGTCATCCTGCCCTATTCGCGCGAGCACGAATATGAGGCCGACCGGCTGGGTGTCGATTACATGGTCGGTGCCGGTTATGACGCGCGTCAGGCGGTGGATTTCTGGGTCGGTATGTCGTCGGCGAACAACCATCGCACGGCCGAGTTCGCCTCGACGCACCCGTCGGACGAGAACCGGATCGCCGCGATGCGCGCCCATATCCGTGACCGCGGCTACGCTGCATAGGCGGGTGTCGGGCCTGTCGGGACCTTGTGCAGGACGTGTGCAACACGCTCTGCAAAACGCCTGACAGGGTGGTTGCCAGAGGGGGGCGGGGAGGCTAGTTTCCCGCGCCTTACGAGCTGATCGGATGCGAAGTCCGGACACGCATCGTGATACCGAGTGCCGCCTTAGCTCAGTTGGTTAGAGCGCTAGATTGTGGATCTAGAGGTCTCCCGTTCAATCCGGGAAGGCGGTACCATTTCCCCAGGTTTCTGAGCAAAGAAAAAGCCGACCCGTTTGGGTCGGCTTTCCTGTTTCCGGCGTCTTCGGTGACAGCGCAGGACCGTCGGGTCAGCGCATTGTGCCCGCATCGGCGTCTGCGGCTTCCGCCGCTTCGGCGCGGGCCGCGATCAGGGCGCGCGCCTCGTCATTGCTTTCGACGGCTTCGATGGTGTCGAAATAGCAGCGGTCCTCCCGGGTCTCGACATATTCGAAATGCGGGTTGTGGATGGTGCTGAAGTTGCGCAGGCTCAGGCCGACTCCGGCGCTGCCGCGCAGCCCGAGACAGCGGCGCTGGAGCGTCACCAGATAACGGCGGCTGGCACCGGCGCGCAGGACCAGGTGCTGGCGGTCGAGCACGGCATATCCATTAACGTTGCGGATGCGTAGCGGCGTGTCTCGGCTGGCCGTTTCCCGGGGCGCCTCGGCGGCCGGTTCCGTGGTTGCCGCGGGATCCGTCTGCTGCGCCGCGACTGTCGGCACGGCTGTCATCGCGACCAGGGTCGCGGCGCCGAGAGCGGCGGCAAGGCTGTAACGAATCCGGGATCGATTGCGGGATCGATTGCGGGATCGATTGCGGGTCTGGCGTGTCATGCGTCGTCTCCTTCTTCGTCGTGCCCCGGTTCGAGGCTTGGTGTCGGTTCAGACGTCCCTCGTAACCAATATTGGTCTTTCGAGGGTGTGACGCAAGCGCGCTGCGAGCGGCGTTAACGCCGGGTTAGCCACGTTTCTGCGAGTCTGCGCAGGCGATTCGCATGCCGTGAGTCGCCAGCAACCGGCCGTCACGCCCGCGGAGACAGATGTGGTCAGCCCCGTCGATACCAGCAGCCAGGACTTCACCATGCGGGCCATTCGCCAGGCCGCGCAGGAAACCGGTACGGATTTCAACTTCCTGGTTGATACTGCGGCGCGTGAAAGCAATTTCGATGTGCGGGCTGAAGCGCGGACATCGAGTGCGGCCGGCATGTTCCAGTTTATCGAGCAGACCTGGCTCGGGGTTCTGGCCCGGCGCGGCGCCGATCATGGTTATGGCGACGCCGCCCAGGCGATCAGCCAGGATGCCAATGGCCGGTTTGTGGTCGCAGACCCGTCCCGGCGCCAGGAAATCCTCGACCTTCGCTTTGATGCGGTCGCGGCCTCGCGCATGGCCGGCGAGCTCGCGGCCGAGAATAACCGCGTGATCGAGTCGCGGATCGGCCGTCCGGCATCCGGCGGCGAGCTCTATGCGGCACACTTCCTTGGAGCCGGCGGTGCGGCCGAGCTGATCAGCGCGGCCCGGGATCGTCCGGACCAGCGTGCCGATACGCTGTTTCCCGCAGCAGCCCGCGCCAATCGCCCGATCTTTTTCGACGGGAACCGTCCCCGGTCGACCAGCGAGGTCCTGGCTGTCCTGACCCGTCAGGACAGTCCGCACGGCCAGTCCGGTGCGGGGGCGCGGCAGATGGCAAGTGCCACTGCTGTGCAGGCCGTCGGCGACATGCTGACGACACCGATCCCGAGCCTTGCGGAGGGCGGATATTCGGGGCCGTCGCCGGTGATCCAGTCGGTCGCGGCGATGCGCTCCAATCTGCGAGTTGGCAATGGCGAGCTCTCTCCCGCGCTGGTGGAGATCCTTGCTTCCCTCGAGGCGCCACGCAGCGCTCGTGGGCGGAATTCGTAAACCCGGCCCTGTCGTCGGCAAGCTTTCGTTAAGCATGTTTCGTCAAGATTTGGCCGAATGAACAACCTTTGAATCGGAAGCCCGATGAGTGTCGTTGCCCTTCGTAATCGCCTGACAAACGAGGATATCCGCCGTCTGGTGAAGGGCGAGAATGATGAGACGCGGGCGATGGCGGCTCGCAAGATCTGCCGTCGCATGGATTCGGCATCCCTGACCGAAGCCGAGCGGACCGCCGCGCGCGACATTCTCGATGTGATTTCCCGCGATGCGGCCGAGCTGGTCCGGCGCGCGATGGCCATCACGCTGCGCCAGTCACCCAATCTGCCGCGCGATGTCGCCCGCAAGCTGGCCGAGGATGTCGACAGTGTCGCAACGCCCGTTCTGGAATCATCGCCCGTCCTGACCGATGAGGACCTGTTGTCAGTCCTGCAGTCGGCTGACACGGCAAAGCGTTGTGCCATTGCCGGTCGCGAGCACGTGGCGCCAATTGTCGTTCACGAGCTGCTCGACAGTCGTGACGAGGCGGCGGTCTCCATCGCGGCATCGAATAATGGTGCCGAATTCGATGATGCCGCCTATCAGCGCGCTTTCGCGGAGTTCTGCGAGAGCAGTGGTGTGATGGATGCCTTCGTGGCTCGCTCGCACCTGCCACTGAGCGTGACAGAGCGTCTGATCGCCCATGTCAGTGATGTGGCCCTCAACCGCCTTGTGAAATCCCATGCCTTGCCGCCGCAGCTCGCCGTCGAGCTGTCCGAGGGCGCGCGCGAGCGGGCCACGCTTGATCTCGTCGACCAGGCCGGCCTGGCGCATGACCCCAAGCATTTCGTTCAGCAATTGCGGCTCAACAGCCGGCTGACGCCCTCGCTGATACTGCGGGCGCTACTGCGCGGGCACATTGAATTTGTCGAACATGCCTTTGCCGAGCTGGCCGGTGTGACTCACTCGCGCGCCTGGCTTCTGGTCCACGATGCCGGACCGCTGGGTCTGCGGGCGGTCTATGACCGGACCGGCATGCCGTCACGGCTCTACCCGGCGGTTCGGGCCGCGCTGGATGTCTATCACGGCATGGAGGTCCCGCAGGATGAGGCCGGGCGGGCGCAGTTCCGCCGCAATTTGGCCGAGCGCGCGATTACGCGCTTCCAGGGAATCCCGGAAGAAGACCTCGACTATGTCCTCAGCCGCTTTGACGAGGATGACGGATTGCAGAAGGTCGCCAGCTAGTCGCAGCCCTTTCGATCAGACACGAAAAAAGCCGGTGCAGGACACCGGCTTTTTTGTATCGGGTCGGGTGACAGCCTCGGGCGGTCAGTCGTCTTTCCAGGGCTCGGAGAAGGCCGTCGTCTGCTTTTCCAGCTCGTCCGCGAGCTCGGCGGCGACGCGGTCATTGTCATCGCGGATATTCTGCGACAGCGCGGCCCGGATGGCGCCGACATGGGCGAGGGCGAGTCCGAGCGGAGCCTTCTGCCGCTTTTCCGGCATGTCGATCATCTTGGTCAGCGATTTGGCCAGTCGCGTAATGATCGGAAACTCATACGTGGTGCCGAGGCCGCGCAGGTCGTGGGCGCGGACGAAGAGGGCCTCGCCCTCGTCGCCTTTCAGCCCGGTCTCGCGAACGAGCTTGGCCGCCGCCTCGAGCTTGACCACTTCTTCCTCCAGCCATTGGCCGAAGTCCGAACGCAGATCCTTCAGCGCTTCTTCCGCTTTCTGGATCATGTGCAGGTCGCCTTGGCTGACCGGGCCGCCAACCTTGATCTGCAGCATGTTCGGGGCGGAGATGACCTCCACATCCTTGTTATTGGCCATGAGACGTCCTCTTAGCTGGCAGTCGCGAGCGGGGCATCAGGAGCGCCGACACGTGCGTGGGAAGTGACACAGAGCGTTTCGCGCAGGGTCTGTGCGAGATTGGCTGCCGTGAAAGGTTTGGTCAGAAAGGCATCGACCCCCGTCTGGCGGGCCTGTCGAATGCGATCGTCCTCGGTATAGGCTGAAAGCATGATCACCGGCAGGTTCGGTGCCGGGCTGGCATGGCGGTCGCGAAGCGTCCGCACCAGATCGATCCCGTCGCGGGGCTTCATCTTCCAATCCGTGATGAGCAGGTCGACCGGCTTGGCCCGGAGCACATCCAGCGCGCGCTCGACGGTATCGGTCTCGATGACCCGGCCGCAGCCGAAGGCCTGCAGGGAAACCCGCAGCGCGCCGCGAAGGGCCGCGCTGTCGTCCACCAGCAGAATGGTGAGTCGCGATAATGTCTCGTCCAGCGCGAAGTCGCTCATCTCGGGCTCGGCTTGCTCGAATCTGTCGTATCGGAAGACTAGCGCGGCTTGCTTAACGCCAGCCTAAATCCGGTCAGTTTTCAAACTGCTCGACCAGAATGCGTTCGGCCAGGTCGCGGCCCGGGTCGAACAGCATGGTGAGAACCACGTCCTGGGCTTCCACGACATCAACCCGAGCGACTTCCCGGAACTCCTGATTGTCGGCAACGGCCGAGACCGGCCGGCGTGACGGCTCCATGATTTCGAAGCCAACCTTGATGTTGTGAGGGAGCAGGGCACCGCGCCAGCGTCGCGGCCGAAAGGCGCTGATCGGCGTCAGCGCAAGGACCTTGGAGTTGAGCGGCAGGATCGGACCATGGGCGGACAGGTTATAGGCGGTCGAGCCGGCCGGCGTGGCGACCATCACCCCGTCCGCCTGAAGCTCCGCCATCCGGCTCTTGCCATCGATGGTGATCTTGATCTTCGCCGTCTGACGGGTTTCGCGCAGGAGCGAGACCTCGTTGATGGCCAAGGCCTCGAACGGTTTGCAATGGATATCCTCGCCGATGGCGCGCAGCGGGTGGATCCGGGCGCGTTCGGCCCGCGCCAGCCGCTCGGTCAGCCCGTCTTCGCGGAACTCGTTCATGAGAAAGCCGACAGAGCCGAAATTCATGCCGTAGACGCGTGCGCCGGTCTTGATCGACAGGTGGAGTGCATCCAGCATCAGCCCGTCGCCGCCGAGCGCGACAATGATCTCGGCTTCTTCGATGGGGACATGTCCATAGACCTGTTCCAAGCGCGCTTTCGCGGCTTTGGCCTCAGGTCGGGGGCTGGCAAGGAAGGCGAGGGAGGCGGTGATGGCGGGCTCGAAGGAAAACCTGATGAAACAGGTTCTTATTCAAGCCCTCGTGCCCATCTGGCGCAAGACCTTCGCCGCTTTTTCCGGACCATACATGCGGAAGACATTCGCGGCGGCGGTCATGGCGTCGCCCTCGAGCGCCTGATGGATGCGTCCGGAGCGTTGCAGGGTCTTGTGGATAATCGGATAGGCGGTGCGGTCGAGTTGCGCCGCCTGGCAGGCCATGGCGGCGGCCCGGACACCATTCATCGCCAGGGCGACACGCCATTGCGAGGCCTTGATGTCGCAAAGGGCGGCAATCGCGTGATCGAACACAGCTTCCTTGCCAGCCTTGAGGGCGTCCATCGCGAAGCGACCGGTGAGTTTTCCGGCTTCGCGCGCATCCTGCACGATCCGTGCGGCTTCCTTGTCGACATTCTCGGGGGTCGCGCCAAGGGCGGCTTCGACGGCAAGGTTCTCGACCTTCGCCTTGTCGAGACCGAAGCGCCGATACAATTCCTCGCGCCAATTCTCAGGCAGCATGATGCACAGCTGGGTCGCATAGTCGGTAGACAGGTCGTGCCGTCGGGCCAACGCCTCGCGCAATTTCGGGTGCTCGCGCGCGACGTGCAGGCAAACATTGAGCGTATGCTCTGAGATTTCAGCGGTGTCGTTGTTGGCTAGGGCGCGCAGCACGAGGGCCTCGCCCGGTTTTGCCAGCGTATCGGTAACGGGCAGACACAGATTGGCGCGCATGGCGAGGTGACGGCGATGCTCGATCGTCCCGGTCTCTGCCAGCTCGATCATGTCCTTCTGCGTCAGCTGTTCGCTTTTCTCGATAATGATCGCGGAAATCTCGATCTGGTCGAAAGCGAAGTGCTTGATCGCAGCATGTGGCGCCCAATCGCAGGTTGCCAGCTTCTTCGCCATGGCCACTTTTGTGTTGAGATCAGACTTGCTTGACAGGGTGATCAGCAGGTCGCCGGCGATCGGTTCGGCACTGTCGGAGAGCGGCTGCGCCACGCACATCTCCGTAACGCCCAGCGCGATCTGCTGGCGTTTCTCGGGGTCGCGGACAGTCGCGAGAAGGTGGAGCGCTTCAGCTGGTTTTGCGGCCATGGGTCTTGAATTGTGATCAATTAGGATGACCTGTATTGCTGACACAAACGCCTTGAAAACTTGTTAATTGGCACCCGCTCCCGGAGGTGTTCGAGCCATGGAAGACATGATATCAACATCATATCTGGAACGCTATTCGGGTGTGCGCGAAAGAACGCAAGCCTTGGTAGCGGGTCTGTCCGATGAAGACATGCTGGTCCAGACGATGCCGGATGTCAGCCCGACCAAGTGGCACCTGGCGCACACGACATGGTTCTGGGAAACGTTCTTGCTGCGCGAATATCTCGATGGGTATCAGGAGTTCTCGGGCGAATTCAATTACCTGTTCAATTCCTATTATGACGGGATCGGCGAGCGGCACGCCCGCGCCGAGCGCGGCTATCTCAGCCGACCATCCCTGCGCGATGTCATGGCTTACCGGGCCCATGTTGATGACGCGATGGCGCGTTTACTGAGCGTTGACCAAGACCTCACAACGCAGGCGCTGACCCCCCTCATTGAGCTGGGCCTGGCCCATGAGGAGCAGCACCAGGAGCTGATCCTGACTGATATCAAGCATGTGCTGTCCCGCCACCCGTTCGCTCCGGGAGCCTTTGCCGCGCCGTCCCGCGGGCAGCCGGAAACCGCCGGCCCCCCGGGATGGGTCGAGTTCGCGGGCGGGATTGTCGAGATTGGTGCGGCGGGCTCCGGCTTCCATTTCGACAATGAAGGTCCGCGTCACCAGGCGATCCTGACTCCCTTCGCGCTTGCCGACCGGCTGGCAACCAATCGCGATTACG
This window contains:
- a CDS encoding response regulator — translated: MSEVRSVSVILVDDDPDEHFLFRADLEDAGIDFTFNGFTRPEDALKHLDGLGGGPVLVLCDLSLAGSDAIRFIADTQSRLGGGAIGVYSGARNPEMEEKCRAAGASFYIVKPVSRQKLVDALAKTGTVRLAEVAEGRVSPVLS
- the phhA gene encoding phenylalanine 4-monooxygenase, which codes for MPVNDPVVAEQSPAADFTIDQKWDRYSAEEHAIWTTLYERQMKVLKGRAAPEHFAGLDMLNLNEGGIPDFRRVNEKLEKLTGWTVVTVPGLIPEKDFYEHLANRRFVSGRFIRDGEKLDYLPEPDIFHDVFGHVPLLTQPVFADYMQAYGEGGLRSLQFDAIKHMARLYWYTVEFGLINTPEGRRIYGAGIVSSRAESIFSLEARSPNRLHFDLERIMRTDYRYDDFQQSYFVIDSYEELMEATYADFAPIYERLPGLSEYKPSDLTDRDKVYSRGSQAYAKAGGLPGKAEAV
- a CDS encoding beta/gamma crystallin-related protein; amino-acid sequence: MNMKRLGQAALSLVLTGLAGQAAAQSIILYADTNFRGAEVRVTGDVRNLDSVRFNDRASSFRIVSGEWELCQHDDYNGTCEIHSSDQASMGRMNDQLTSLRPLVPGAPGRPGRPSGGNSGPSLTFFSGPNYTGRSVTITSSITNFQQIGFNDQARSVRHSGRRTWIVCQDANFEGACMEVSGDIANIGGGMGGQISSAEPDYDGRPSRPGRPGGGGNVPRSGVFLYDGVSFGGQRVDVDSDISNLSRLGFNDRAESLVVARGETWIVCDDEGFTDSCQRVEGEVSDLSRLGLRNRITSLRRVDDSWGAPGGGYPGPGGPGGDIRGGVRGVNSLFFARPEINGYAVDRCLGGYGGGCDQSAADRMCQASGMRRAAYYSVDRYNRARTWFLGDNRACTSGQCAPLVDVLCTQ
- a CDS encoding AsmA family protein codes for the protein MKSLGLALGLIVVLLVAAIFILPAVIPASTYREPVETAARDALNREVSLDGDIALQIFPQLQIRASNVSIANAEGFGEDAFAEMREMRVGVRLIPLLSRRVEITEFVLVEPTIRLAQNRRGNNWTFTPPDAAAAAPSTEGTGFVRREGALPIEASFGDVRIENGALYFTDGSQSRAITGLDLSVALPSLDTETRVTGALNADGQSLSFSANIGSIRDFFEGRETPVMVGLGGNLADLSFAGRILAGEAIAYDGELDATIPSVRALAAFAGAPLPAGENLERFRAAGQLSGAPGEISLNARTLALDAISGSGSLAVNLAGQRPMISGGLVLTELDVNPYLPTANDTAAPTSSGGIPPWSEAPIDLAGLGIVDADLSLSVDRLLVQAMEIGNARLRVNLRNSRLEVRLENIALYEGQGSATVVANNRGRQPSYSVEAQLTGLDAGPFLEAAAGFDKLRGTGALTINLLAAGQSQSAIMNSLGGSGNFSFADGAIVGINIAETIRNVSRLVGGGETDGETADADAATTGEEQTTDFSALTGSFTVANGQVSQQDLLMLSPLLRVTGAGTVNLAAQTLDYRLQPRAVASIQGQGGERDLRGITVPIRLRGGFNTVSVGVDTEAVGQALLQGALSNALGSQGTTNPRDALRDGLLNAIGIGPEGEGDAAPAGEEPAVQPDPAEQLLRGLLNQRRNRNQQPAEEPAGDPQ
- a CDS encoding M48 family metallopeptidase, which codes for MLVSDGQLAQLSEQAWQDSLQRERVLRDPSYQRRLQRVGDRIVRASGQSQLNWEFVVFDSDTVNAWVLPNGKVGFYKGILDIMETDDHVATVMGHEVGHIAGRHSAERASQQLAAQMGIGLLASAIGSSGTEYAQYSQDIGAALGMGVTYGVILPYSREHEYEADRLGVDYMVGAGYDARQAVDFWVGMSSANNHRTAEFASTHPSDENRIAAMRAHIRDRGYAA
- a CDS encoding DUF6491 family protein encodes the protein MTRQTRNRSRNRSRNRSRIRYSLAAALGAATLVAMTAVPTVAAQQTDPAATTEPAAEAPRETASRDTPLRIRNVNGYAVLDRQHLVLRAGASRRYLVTLQRRCLGLRGSAGVGLSLRNFSTIHNPHFEYVETREDRCYFDTIEAVESNDEARALIAARAEAAEAADADAGTMR
- a CDS encoding DUF2336 domain-containing protein, with translation MSVVALRNRLTNEDIRRLVKGENDETRAMAARKICRRMDSASLTEAERTAARDILDVISRDAAELVRRAMAITLRQSPNLPRDVARKLAEDVDSVATPVLESSPVLTDEDLLSVLQSADTAKRCAIAGREHVAPIVVHELLDSRDEAAVSIAASNNGAEFDDAAYQRAFAEFCESSGVMDAFVARSHLPLSVTERLIAHVSDVALNRLVKSHALPPQLAVELSEGARERATLDLVDQAGLAHDPKHFVQQLRLNSRLTPSLILRALLRGHIEFVEHAFAELAGVTHSRAWLLVHDAGPLGLRAVYDRTGMPSRLYPAVRAALDVYHGMEVPQDEAGRAQFRRNLAERAITRFQGIPEEDLDYVLSRFDEDDGLQKVAS
- a CDS encoding Hpt domain-containing protein → MANNKDVEVISAPNMLQIKVGGPVSQGDLHMIQKAEEALKDLRSDFGQWLEEEVVKLEAAAKLVRETGLKGDEGEALFVRAHDLRGLGTTYEFPIITRLAKSLTKMIDMPEKRQKAPLGLALAHVGAIRAALSQNIRDDNDRVAAELADELEKQTTAFSEPWKDD
- a CDS encoding response regulator, which translates into the protein MSDFALDETLSRLTILLVDDSAALRGALRVSLQAFGCGRVIETDTVERALDVLRAKPVDLLITDWKMKPRDGIDLVRTLRDRHASPAPNLPVIMLSAYTEDDRIRQARQTGVDAFLTKPFTAANLAQTLRETLCVTSHARVGAPDAPLATAS